The DNA window TTAGAACATGCAAGTGAAGACGACCTAGATATCGGTTCATTCAAATTAAGTGCGGCATACGAAAAAACTCCTGAAGAATTCAACGAAGAAGTAATGAAAGAACTTTACGGAGACAAAGCTGCTGAAATATTAAAAGAATACGGAGTTTATTGGCCTGGAATCGAAAAAGCTATCGAAGAAGCTATCGACGAACACCTTAAAACGTTCAAAAAAGATTATCCTGGCAAAAATACGGCAATGTACGAACTTTACAAAAAATACTGTACTCTTCCGAAAGACTACTGTATCGTTCCTAAAAAAGGAAAATTCATTAAATTCTCGCTCAAAAACATTGCGGGACAAAAATTCGTTAACCCTATTACAGGTCAAGAAGAACAAGTTACAGATTTACCTGTATGGCGTGACAGTATGTTCGAAGAACCTAAAAACAATCAAGTAAGACTTGTAATCGGAAGACACGGTTACTTTACTCAAAGTTCTCATCCGAACAACTATCTACTACTTGACTTGATGAATTACAACTATATTTGGATTAATCAAGACCTTGCAAACGAAATGGGATTAAAATTCAAAGACGAAGTAGAACTTGTAAATAGACAAGGAAAAACTGTTAGAGGAAAAGTTTATCCTACTAAGAGAATTAGAAAAGACACTATTTTCGTAGCAACTGGACTTGGAAGTCAATCAAAACTATTTACACTTGGATATGACAACGGTATTTCACAAGCTCAAATTGCAGAAGACAGAATCGATCCGTTTATCGGAGCTGCAAGTATGAACGAAACATTTGTAACAATAAGAAAGGTGTAAGCCATGGCAAACTATGCAATAGCACTTGAATATCAAAACTGTATCGACTGTAGAGCATGCGAAGTTGCGTGTAAAGACGAAAACGGAGTAATGCTCGGTGCGGATAAACAAAGAATTTGGGTAGGTGTTGTCGAAGGTGGAAACACACTTGCTGACGTTTTCCTAAACTTTTATCCGAGTCAATGTAACCACTGTGAAGACGCTCCGTGTGTTACGGTATGTCCGACAGGAGCTTCACATTTTGTTGAAGGCGGAATCGTAAAAGTTGATTATGATATGTGTATTATCTGTAAGGGATGTATGGAAGCGTGTCCTTACGATGCAAGATTCGTAGACGAAACAAGACACGCGGTAGATAAATGTACATTCTGTGACGGAAGAATTCAAGAATACGGAACGACTGCATGTAGTGCGACATGTCCTACAAAAGTTAGAACGTTCGGTGACTTGGAAGACGAAAATTCCGATATCGTAAAACTACTTAAAAATAGAAAATTCTTCGTACTTAAAGAAGACGAAGGTACGTTACCTAAACTATTCTATCTCGTACCGGAAGATGAAGAGTTCGCAAGAAGAACTATCGGTGAAGGTATTAAATTCCATACATGGGATGAAATCAAATCAACATATGAAGCAGCTGCTCAGGCTAAAAAACCTGAGTGGAAAAAAGCGTAAGGAGCTACTATGGCTGAATATACTCAATGCTGCGGGCTAAATATTAAAAAAGTTAGCCTTGGAGAACTTTTATTTAATAAAACTATGCTTGTTGCTTATATTCTTTTAGCAATAGGTTTGGTAGGATGGTATGAAGTATTCTATTTAAGATGGGCTCATCATTTCGTTAACAATGCGGACGTAATTGCAGCTGCAGGCGGTAGCAGCGAACATCTTAAGGCGATTGCGGAAGCTTTAAAAGAACAAATTTTTAATTTAAGAGAAGTTGAAGAAGTAAATAAATCAAACCCTTGGGGTGTATTTGTTACTCAATACGTATATCTACTTTACGGTGGTAGTGCACTTATTTTCTTAACTGCGCTTGCAGAACTTTTCCATGCTAAAATAGCTCCGAAAGTTGCAGCGGCACTAATGACTTTCGGTATTGCAATGGTATTTGGCGGATTGACATCAATCTTTACTGACTTAGCAAACCAATTAAACATCTATTGGATGATGATTAACCCTCAACCACAAAGCGGTATGTGGTTAATGTTGCCTCTTTACGGTGTATATATTCCGTTTACATTTATTGAAATTTATTTCTTAATCACAAACAAAAGAGATTTAGCAAGAAAACTTGCAGGTATTTTAGTAATTCTCGGTATTATTATCGACCTAATCGAATTCTATATCCAAGGTCTTTTATTCAACCTTAACACACCAAGACATTTATGGACTGACATTCCGTTGTTATGGTTATATTTCCTTGTAACAGGTGCTCTAACAGGAATTGCAGGAGCAATCGTTTTCGCATTCTTAGGACTTAAAAACAAACCTTACTTCGAAGATATGATTAAAACTGCGGCAACTGCGGGTGTTGTACTTACAGCTCTTGCAGCACTTTACGAAGTAATCAACTTCATGACAGTTGATCCTAAATGGATGAAACTTATCATGAGCGGAAGTCCTATTAGCTGGATGTATTGGGGATGGATCATACTTGGAATCGCTATTCCTTTCGTATTATTCTTAACAAGAAAACCTGGAGCCGTATTATTAGGCGGTATTTCAGCACTAATCGGTACTTTTTTAATGAGACAAGCATTTATTTACGGTGGTAACATCGTTCCGATGACTGACAGATTCGGTATGGGACCTGAAGCTACAGGAATTTACGACTTAGATGCCGTAACACCATGGGCTTATATCGCTCCTCATACTATGGAATGGATGGTTATTATCGGATGTTTAGGACTTGGTATTGCTATTTACTCAATCCTTGATTCTCTATTTGACGTAAGAAACGTAAACGACAACGTAGAACACTAATCCCTTTTGGGATTTTCCCTCTTTTTTTAATTTCTTCAATTTCCCTACATATGATAATCATTTAAAACCAATTTCTTCTTAATGTATATTTAATATTCTCTTATAGATTTTATAACTTTTTTTTAATTTAAGATAAAAATACTCTTTTTATCAAAAATAGAGATATAATTAATTGTACATTAAACGGAAAGGATGAAAATGAAACCAAGAGTGGTTATTTTAGGTGCGGGTATTTCCGGACATACCGCGGCATTAAATCTTAAACGTAAACTTGGAAATAAAGGTGAAGTTATCGTAGTTTCACCAAACTCTAACTATCAATGGGTACCTTCGAATATTTGGGTGGGTACAGGTCATATGAAACCGGAAGATGTTTATTTTCCATTAAAACCCGTATATGACAAAATGAAAATCGACTTCAAACAAGCAAAAGCACTCTCAATACACCCTGAAGGTGACGCGGGAGAAAACAAACCTTACGTAACTATTGAATATGTAAGCGGAACTGATGCGGGGAAAAAAGAAAAAGTTTATTATGATTTTCTTATAAACGCAACAGGTCCTAAACTAAACTTTGAAGCAACTCCGGGGCTCGGTCCTGATGCAAGCGGAACCGTTTCTATTTGTAGCTATAACCATGCCGATCATGCTTGGAGTGAGCTTAGTAAAGTAATAGAAAAAATGAAAAAAGGCCAAAAACAAAAAATAGTTATCGGTCTTGGACACGGAGGAGCTACATGTCAAGGTGCGGCTCTTGAATACACTCTAAACGTAGCGAGTTTAATTAAAGACTTAGGTCTTGAAGATATGGCCGATATCAGATATATTACAAACGAAATGTTTATCGGTGATTTGGGAATGGCCGGTGCGTATGTAAAAAATGCCGGTTATGTAGCTCATACCAAAAATATTATTAGTGCTCTATTTTATGAATACGGAGTTAGATGGCATCACCAATCAAGCGTCTATAAAGTAGAACCCGGCAAAATATACTATGAAACGTATCAAGGCGAAGAGCTTACAATGGATTATGATTTCGCTATGTTAATTCCTCCGTTTAGCGGTGTAGGTATCACTTCCGTAGGACCGAACGGAGAAGATTATACGGATAGATTATTCAAGCCGAATAAATTAATGATTGTCGATGCTGATTATGAAAGTGCCAAAAAACCTTATCACGAATGGAGCGGGGATGATTGGCCTAAAAAGCTCCAAAACCCGACATATCCGAATATTTTCGCAATAGGTATCGCATTTGCGCCTCCACATACGATATCAAAACCTCACACAACACCAAGCGGAAGACCTCTAACACCGGCACCGCCAAGAACAGGTATGCCAAGTGCGGTAATGGGTCACGCTACGGCTATGAATATTGCCGAATGGATTTTGGAAGGAAAACCGAGTTTCAAACATAAAGCGAGTATGGCTGAGATAGCAAGTATTTGTGTAGTGTCAATCGGTTACGGATTTAGAGGAATTGCGGGAAGTATGTCGGTATATCCTACTATTCCCGATTACAACAAATATCCGGATTTCGGAAGAGATATCAACTATACTATCGGTGAAGTCGGAGTAGCCGGACATTGGTTTAAATACTTAATGCACCATCTATTCTTATACAAAGCTAAAGCAAAACCGGGTTGGTGGTTAATTCCAGATTAATATAAAGGAGATAAAATGGATACGAAACAACATAAAATCAAAATTCCTTGGAGTGAGAGAGCTTATACCGATTGGAATTTCGGTATGTACCCTACTCCGTTTGAACAATGGAAAAGAAGATGTATCATTTGGCAATTTTTTAGATTTGTGGTGTTATCACTCAAATTCAAAAAAACTGCGGCAGTAAATGAGTAAATTTGTCTTTTTTTATGTATAATATAGAAAAAAATTAAGGAGATATAATGGCATTAGAAATTACAGCACAAAACTTTGCCGATACGGTAAAAAACGCGAAAGTTGCAGTAGTAGACTTCTGGGCGCCTTGGTGCGGACCTTGTAGAATGATTGCACCTATTATCGAAGAGCTTGCGGAAGAATACAAAGATAAAGGCGTAGTAGTAGGAAAAGTAAACACTGACGAACAACAAGAACTTGCAATGCAATTCGGAATCAGAAGTATTCCTACGGTACTATTCTTTAAAGACGGTCAACTTGCCGATTCAATGATCGGTGCGGCACCTAAAAACTTCTATGAAGAAAAAATTAACGCACTACTTGGAGAATAATAATCTTTAAAAATAAACTTTTCTACACATTCAGCTCCTTTTTCGGGGCATTACTTGTAGCTGCTTTTTTCTTTTATTACAACTACAAATTCTCAACATATAAATTTATTGACTTTAATAAAATAGTCCTTTATGAAAAAACGGACATTTTCGAGCCGAAAAATGATGAGTATTATCTACTTCTTTTCAGTTCGAAAATGTCCGATTTGGAAAAACTAAAAAAAGAGATTCCAAAAGACGCACCGATTTTAGCAGTAGATATTTTTCAGCAAAGAAAAAAAATTCCGGGCGTAATCTATACAACAGCCGGAATAAATACTATAATTAAAATAATACAATACCTGAATATTTATGAAGTACCGGTTGTTGTCAAAATAAAAAGATACAATAAAAAATTATATAAACAAGATTCACCTCTTGAAGTGTTAAAGGATTAAAATGTATGATGTAATCATCATCGGTGGAGGACCTGCGGGACTGACCGCCGGATTATACGCAAGTCGTTTGGGTGCTAAAACATTACTACTTGAAAAACTGACTCCCGGAGGCCAAATTACTCTAAGCAGCGAAATAGAAAACTACCCGGGTGTTTGCGATGTTAAAAGCGGTCTTGAGCTTATGATGTGCTGGCCCGCTCAAGCGCAAAAATTCGGTTGTGAAATAAAAAGCGAAGAAGCCGTTAAAATTCAAAAAGAAAATTCTCACTTTATCGTAAAAACTCCAAAAAACGAATATAAGTCCAAAACCTTAATAATAGCAACAGGTTCTACTCCTAAAAAAGCGGGGTTTGAAGGAGAAATCGAATATACCGGAAAAGGAGTAAGCTATTGTGCGGTTTGCGACGGATTTTTTTATAAAGATAAAATAGTTGCGGTTATAGGAGGAGGTGATACGGCTCTTGAAGAAGCCCTATATCTCAGCAAAATTGCAAAAAAAGTATATCTCATCCACAGACGCGATAAATTCAGAGCCGCTCCCGTTACTCAAAAAAAAATATTCGAAACGGAAAATATCGAAATAATTTTTAACGCAACCGTTAAAAAAGTATTTGGAAATCAGTTTGTAGAAGGTATAATTCTAAACTTAAACGGCGAAGAAAAAGAACTGAAAGTTGACGGAGTTTTTGTATTTGTCGGTATGAAAGTCAATAACGAACTTGTTAAAGATTTGGTAGAGTTAAACGAATGGGGAGAAGTAAAAGTAAATCTTAAAATGGAAACATCCCAAAAAGGCCTTTATGCCGCGGGAGATATTAGAGAAGACAGCGTAAAACAAGTAGTCGCCGCAGCAGGTGACGGAGCGACAGCGGCAATCAACGCATTAAAATATATAGAAAAGGAAGAACTATGAAATACGGAATCGTAGGTGCTACAGGTAGAGTCGGAACGCTTCTTGTAAATATTTTGAAAAACGAAAACGAAAAAATCGGAGCTGTAATGTTCGAAGGCGAACAAACTATAGAATTCCCGAGCGAAACGATTATCACTAACGACGCAAAAACGCTTCTTGAAAATAGCGACGTCGTAATTGATTTTTCAGCTCCGATAGCGACTCAAAAACTTCTTGAAGCGGCACTTGAAAACCCGACACCGCTTGTAATAGCCACAACAGGTCTAAATAATCATCAAAAAAATCTAATGATTGAAGCAAGTAAAAAAATGCCGATTTTATACGCTACGAACATGAGTTTGGGAGTGGCTATTTTAAATAAACTCGTAGCGATGGTAAGCGAAAAACTTAGAGATTTCGATATAGAAATAGTAGAACAACACCACAGATATAAAGTGGACGCGCCAAGCGGTACGGCTTTGACTCTTGCCGAGAGTTGTGCAAAAGCCAGAGGACTTGAGCTTAAAGACGTAATGGTTACGGGCAGAAGCGGACACGTCGGAGCAAGAACAAAAGATGAAATCGGAGTATTTGCCGTAAGAGGCGGTGACGTAGTGGGAAGACATACCGTAGGATTTTACAACGACGGAGAATTCTTAGAGCTAAACCATACGGCTACAAGCAGAGAAACATTCGCAAGAGGAGCTTTAAAAGTAGCGAAATGGATTGTAAATCAAAATCCGGGACTTTATTCAATTAACGACGCATTAGGAATATAAAGGAAAAAATTATGTGTTCAGTAGTAGGAATTTACGGAAACGAAAACGCAAGCAAATTGGCTTTTTATTCTCTTTTTGCAATGCAACACAGAGGTCAAGAAGCGGCCGGTATCAGTAGCAGTGACGGAAGTCATATCCATACGATAAAAGACAGAGGATTGGTAACTCAAATTTTCAAAGAAGAGCATTTTAAAATCCTAAAAGGACATATGGCAATAGGTCATACGAGATATTCGACTGCGGGAGATGATTCCATTCTTGACGCTCAGCCTGTTTTTGCAAGATACGGACTTGGTGAAATTTCGATAGTTCATAACGGAAACTTAGTAAACGCAAGAGAAATAAGAGAAGATTTGATTAAAAGAGGCGCGATTTTCCAATCAAATATGGATACGGAAAACCTTATTCACTTAATAGCCAAAAACTATGAAAAAAACACTCTAAAAGAGAGAATTATCGATGCCGTTAAAAAAATAAAAGGCGCTTTTTCTTTGATTATTCTTAGTAGAAGTAAAATGTTTGCTATAAGAGACCCGTTCGGATTCAGACCGCTATCACTTGGAAAAATCAAATCGGGAGGTTACATAGTAGCCAGCGAAACATGCGCTTTTGAACTTGTAGGCGCTGAATATGTCAGAGACATCAAACCTGGTGAAATGGTAATTTTTGAAAACGACGAAATAAAAAGCGAAATGATTTTCGAACCTACTCCTAAACAATGTATTTTCGAATATATCTACTTTGCAAGACCGGATAGTAACGTTTTTGGCAAAAACGTATATAGCATAAGAAAACAGATGGGAAGAGAGCTTGCAAAAGAGCTTCCGGTAGATGCCGATATGGTAGTACCCGTACCTGATAGCGGTGTTGCTGCTGCGCTCGGATATTCGCAAGAGAGCCAAATTCCGTTTGAAATGGCAATTATGAGAAATCATTATGTTGGAAGAACGTTTATCGAGCCTACTCAAGAGATAAGAGATTTAAAAGTAAAAATGAAACTCTCTCCGATAAAACACAAAATCGAAGGCAAAAAGCTTGTAGTTATCGATGACAGTATCGTAAGAGGTACGACAAGTAGAAGAATTGTAAGAATGCTAAAAGAAGCGGGAGCTAAAGAAGTGCATATGAGAATCGCTTCGCCTGCGACTACAGGACCATGTTACTATGGGGTTGATACTCCTACAAAAGAAGAGCTTATCGCAAGCAAAATGAGCGTTAATGAGATTTGTAAATATATCGAAGCCGACTCTTTAGCTTATCTATCAATTGAGGGAATGGTAAGAGCGGTAAAAGACAAAAAAGAAAACTACTGCTTTGCGTGTTTCGACGGCGAATATCCTATCCTATAATCTGGACTTTTTTTCTCTTTTTTGTTATATTCTCCCCAAAAAGAAGGTGCGATGAAAAGACTTTACACTTTTGGTAAATATTTAAAAAAGAAATTCAAAACGAATGTAAAAAAAGTCCCTATTTCAATACCGGGATTTACTTGTCCTAATATTGACGGGACGGTAGCAAGAGGAGGCTGTGTTTTTTGTGAAAACGAAAGTTTTTCACCCAACTTCACAAAAGAAAAATTTACTCTAAATTTGCAATCTCAAGAAAATCCTCTGCTTGAAAAACAGCTGAAATCTTTAGAATTTCAATTTTTTAACACCGTACCTTCTTTAAAAAAATATTACAACGCAAAAAAATTTATTGTATATTTTCAAAGCTTTACAAACACATACGCACCTTTTGAAACCTTAAAAGCTTTATACGAAAAAGCACTCTCTTTTCCTGATGTAATCGGAATAAGTGTAGGCACAAGAACGGACTCGATAACTGATGAAACATTGGAATATCTTAAAAAACTTAGTGAAAAATACGAAGTTTGGGTTGAATACGGTATCCAAACAAGTAACGACGAAACTCTAAAAAAAATTAATAGAGGACATGATTTTCAA is part of the Caminibacter pacificus genome and encodes:
- the nrfD gene encoding NrfD/PsrC family molybdoenzyme membrane anchor subunit encodes the protein MAEYTQCCGLNIKKVSLGELLFNKTMLVAYILLAIGLVGWYEVFYLRWAHHFVNNADVIAAAGGSSEHLKAIAEALKEQIFNLREVEEVNKSNPWGVFVTQYVYLLYGGSALIFLTALAELFHAKIAPKVAAALMTFGIAMVFGGLTSIFTDLANQLNIYWMMINPQPQSGMWLMLPLYGVYIPFTFIEIYFLITNKRDLARKLAGILVILGIIIDLIEFYIQGLLFNLNTPRHLWTDIPLLWLYFLVTGALTGIAGAIVFAFLGLKNKPYFEDMIKTAATAGVVLTALAALYEVINFMTVDPKWMKLIMSGSPISWMYWGWIILGIAIPFVLFLTRKPGAVLLGGISALIGTFLMRQAFIYGGNIVPMTDRFGMGPEATGIYDLDAVTPWAYIAPHTMEWMVIIGCLGLGIAIYSILDSLFDVRNVNDNVEH
- the trxB gene encoding thioredoxin-disulfide reductase, encoding MYDVIIIGGGPAGLTAGLYASRLGAKTLLLEKLTPGGQITLSSEIENYPGVCDVKSGLELMMCWPAQAQKFGCEIKSEEAVKIQKENSHFIVKTPKNEYKSKTLIIATGSTPKKAGFEGEIEYTGKGVSYCAVCDGFFYKDKIVAVIGGGDTALEEALYLSKIAKKVYLIHRRDKFRAAPVTQKKIFETENIEIIFNATVKKVFGNQFVEGIILNLNGEEKELKVDGVFVFVGMKVNNELVKDLVELNEWGEVKVNLKMETSQKGLYAAGDIREDSVKQVVAAAGDGATAAINALKYIEKEEL
- the dapB gene encoding 4-hydroxy-tetrahydrodipicolinate reductase, whose amino-acid sequence is MKYGIVGATGRVGTLLVNILKNENEKIGAVMFEGEQTIEFPSETIITNDAKTLLENSDVVIDFSAPIATQKLLEAALENPTPLVIATTGLNNHQKNLMIEASKKMPILYATNMSLGVAILNKLVAMVSEKLRDFDIEIVEQHHRYKVDAPSGTALTLAESCAKARGLELKDVMVTGRSGHVGARTKDEIGVFAVRGGDVVGRHTVGFYNDGEFLELNHTATSRETFARGALKVAKWIVNQNPGLYSINDALGI
- a CDS encoding NAD(P)/FAD-dependent oxidoreductase codes for the protein MKPRVVILGAGISGHTAALNLKRKLGNKGEVIVVSPNSNYQWVPSNIWVGTGHMKPEDVYFPLKPVYDKMKIDFKQAKALSIHPEGDAGENKPYVTIEYVSGTDAGKKEKVYYDFLINATGPKLNFEATPGLGPDASGTVSICSYNHADHAWSELSKVIEKMKKGQKQKIVIGLGHGGATCQGAALEYTLNVASLIKDLGLEDMADIRYITNEMFIGDLGMAGAYVKNAGYVAHTKNIISALFYEYGVRWHHQSSVYKVEPGKIYYETYQGEELTMDYDFAMLIPPFSGVGITSVGPNGEDYTDRLFKPNKLMIVDADYESAKKPYHEWSGDDWPKKLQNPTYPNIFAIGIAFAPPHTISKPHTTPSGRPLTPAPPRTGMPSAVMGHATAMNIAEWILEGKPSFKHKASMAEIASICVVSIGYGFRGIAGSMSVYPTIPDYNKYPDFGRDINYTIGEVGVAGHWFKYLMHHLFLYKAKAKPGWWLIPD
- a CDS encoding 4Fe-4S dicluster domain-containing protein: MANYAIALEYQNCIDCRACEVACKDENGVMLGADKQRIWVGVVEGGNTLADVFLNFYPSQCNHCEDAPCVTVCPTGASHFVEGGIVKVDYDMCIICKGCMEACPYDARFVDETRHAVDKCTFCDGRIQEYGTTACSATCPTKVRTFGDLEDENSDIVKLLKNRKFFVLKEDEGTLPKLFYLVPEDEEFARRTIGEGIKFHTWDEIKSTYEAAAQAKKPEWKKA
- the purF gene encoding amidophosphoribosyltransferase, which codes for MCSVVGIYGNENASKLAFYSLFAMQHRGQEAAGISSSDGSHIHTIKDRGLVTQIFKEEHFKILKGHMAIGHTRYSTAGDDSILDAQPVFARYGLGEISIVHNGNLVNAREIREDLIKRGAIFQSNMDTENLIHLIAKNYEKNTLKERIIDAVKKIKGAFSLIILSRSKMFAIRDPFGFRPLSLGKIKSGGYIVASETCAFELVGAEYVRDIKPGEMVIFENDEIKSEMIFEPTPKQCIFEYIYFARPDSNVFGKNVYSIRKQMGRELAKELPVDADMVVPVPDSGVAAALGYSQESQIPFEMAIMRNHYVGRTFIEPTQEIRDLKVKMKLSPIKHKIEGKKLVVIDDSIVRGTTSRRIVRMLKEAGAKEVHMRIASPATTGPCYYGVDTPTKEELIASKMSVNEICKYIEADSLAYLSIEGMVRAVKDKKENYCFACFDGEYPIL
- the trxA gene encoding thioredoxin, with amino-acid sequence MALEITAQNFADTVKNAKVAVVDFWAPWCGPCRMIAPIIEELAEEYKDKGVVVGKVNTDEQQELAMQFGIRSIPTVLFFKDGQLADSMIGAAPKNFYEEKINALLGE
- a CDS encoding TIGR01212 family radical SAM protein (This family includes YhcC from E. coli K-12, an uncharacterized radical SAM protein.), yielding MKRLYTFGKYLKKKFKTNVKKVPISIPGFTCPNIDGTVARGGCVFCENESFSPNFTKEKFTLNLQSQENPLLEKQLKSLEFQFFNTVPSLKKYYNAKKFIVYFQSFTNTYAPFETLKALYEKALSFPDVIGISVGTRTDSITDETLEYLKKLSEKYEVWVEYGIQTSNDETLKKINRGHDFQNVVETITKTKKLGLNVCGHLIFGFPGETQKDMLKSVEDSIKLNIDSIKFHPLYVTENTLLALEYKKGNFTPITEEEYIDTLVKSIKMLPENISIQRMTAGTENLLAPEWCKYKSSQMSHIHKALKKAGIRL